The DNA segment CCGCCCGGTCCCAGTGCGATTCCGCCAGATTGGCGACCGCGGCCGGCAGTGCCGCCGCCAGTTTTTCCACCGGCAGCGGTTCGCCGATCACGCCGGTCGAAAACGGCAGCACTTGCTGCGCCAACGCATCGACTTCTCCAGCCAAACCGGCGCAGCATGCAAAGGCGTCCTGCAAGCCTTGCTTGCCGGTGCCGGCATTGGCGTTGCCGGAGTTGACCAGCAGCCAGCGCGGGTTCATCGCCAAATGCGCCTTGGCGACCTGTACCGGCGCCGCGCAAAAGGCGTTTTGGGTGAATACCGCCGCGCAACTGCCGCCTTCGGCCATTGCGATGACCAAGATGTCGTCGCGCACGGTTTGTTTGATGCCGGCGTTACTGGAGCCGAGTGTGATGCCTTGGACGGCATACATTTCAGGAAATGAGGTGTCTCCGACTGCCATTGTTTACCTTGTTAGACTGATTAACTAATTTTGTTGTGTCGCTATCGCGACGAATATTTTAATGTCGGTTCGCGGACCGACAACCGCGATACTTTTCTTTGCATCGCCAAAGAAAAGTATCCAAAAGAAAGGCGACCCGGACGCCGCTTAGCTCACTCGGCACATCCATGTGCCTCGCCCTACGGGTGCAATGCATGCAAATCGGCTATCCTGCCTATTTGTCCTGCGCTCCTCGCTTTCGACGGGGATCGACAGAAGGTGCTCCTGCCCCTCTGTCGATGTGCGGCATCCCTGCCGCACCCCTGCGGGCTATTCCCGCCGAAAGCTCCGGTGCTCGGCGCGGCATACGGGACCAAAACCATCCCGGAGTTTGAAAATTATATTGGTTGTCTATATACACCGTAGCCTCAATGCAGTGAAACGGAATCGAGGGTTAGAGTGCTTCGATTATCCACGATTCCACTACGCTTCATGTCGGCTACTTGCTATAGGGATTCTGTTTCCTTGAGAGATTTGCCTTGTGCGTTTTTCCATGCCGTGAGTCCATTAGCTGTTCCCCCGTGAATAACCGCAGCAGCAGCGCTTGGGCTCGTGAACTCCGTATCTTTTGTGAAAAGCAACCTATCGCCATCACGGACAAGGAAGCCATCTTCTTTTAACTTCTGTCGTAACGATATGAGCCAAGGGTATTTTTGGGCAGAATCGCGCTCCTGCAATACCGCATGGGAACCAGAAACCACAATAATTCCGTTTGGGGTTAAGTAGCCAGAAGCCTTTAGCCCCTTTAGCTCACAGAAGAGCATTTCATATGAACCGGAGTTGGTTTTTATTGCGGCAGTGGGGACGAGAGCTTCTACGCCAAGCGCAGGGAGAAGTTGCTGCATTTTCTCCAAGAACACCTCCATATCTTCTCTGTCGGACTCTGGGAGCTTTGCACCGCTAGATTGTGCGTTCTTGAGTATGGCGCGTCCAGATTGCTTTGCTTCGTCTATAAGACGGCCTTCCAAAAATCGAATATGCGCTTTGGTTAAATTCTCGTCTTTGCTTGTAAAGAAGACGATTTGATTCCAAAAGTCCTTTTCGAGATGGCTTTTGAGGCGATCTTTAATTGACTCAGCCTCTCCGATATAAAGAGCTGGCTTTCCTGTTTCTGTATCAATGCCCGTTAGGAAGTACACGCCTGCATTCGTTGCCTCTTCCCGAGCGAGAATGCTATCGAATTCTGTTCGAGGGCCTGCCACTGCTTTGCCCGTCCAATTTGAGAGTTCTGCAGTTCGCAACCGTTTTGGGTCACCATGGGCAAGAAATATTTTAATGGTTGCGCTAGCCAAGTCCTGAATCCGTATAACAAAAAGATAAATGGTTTCCGTATATCGTACGTATCCTTGAATAAAACCGTTTCTTTACTATCGAGACGGTTTTCCTCCCGTATGCCGCGCCGAGCACCGGAGCTTTCGGCGGGAATAGCCCGTAGGGGTGCGGCAGGGATGCCGCACATCGACAGAGGGGCAGGAGCCCCTTCTGTCGATCCCCGTCGAAAGCGAGGAGCGCAGGACAAATCGGCAGGATAGCCGATTTGCATGCATTGCACCCGTAGGGCGAGGCACATGGATGTGCCGAGTGAGCTAAGCGGCGTTCGGGTGGCGTTTCTTTTGGTGACTTTTCTTTGGCCAAACAAAGAAAAGTTACTCGGCTGTCGGGCCGAGACCCGACGTTAAATCAGGCCGTCGCGATAGCGACTCAACTGATCAGACAACCAAAAACACTCAACCCACTTCCAAAACAACCACATACTCCCCATCACCCGCACGAGTCTCCAACACCTGATGCCCATTAATCCGACACCAGGCCGGAATATCCTGCATCACCCCTGGATCGGTGCATTCCACGGTCAATACGTCGCCGGATTGCAAGGTCTTGACCTTGTCCTGGGTGCGGATTACCGGCAACGGGCACAGCAGCCGGCGTGCGTTTAACGTGAATTCGCTCATACGAACCACTCCTCGGGAATTTGCTCGGCTGCCAACGGCGTTACGAAAATATTGCGTTCGGCACCGGCGCGGTCGCGTATCGTCACTTCGACTTGCTCGGCGTCGCGGCCCTGGCCGTAACGTGCCAGGATTTGCCCGGCCAAGGCCAAATCGTCTTCGCCGACTTCGCCGTCGATCAGTACCAACGGCCCGCGGTGGCTGGTGCAATGCATGCTGACGAACTCTTTTTTATAGCCGCTCATGAAGCGGGCTTCGCCGTCCTCGCGGGCGACGATGATTTTGAAATGCGGGCGGGGGCGAATATGGCGGCCGACCTTCAACAGCATGATGTCGTCCAGATCGTAGTCGCGCTTGCCGCGGGCCTGCCACAGGTCGGTCAATTTTAAGGAATAACTTTCGTCGGTCAGGAAGCAGCAGCCGCCGGCCGGTTGGGCGTAGTCGGCGAAACCGAATTCTTTGGCCAAGCTCATTTGCGGTTTGCGGGAGCGGCCACTGAAGCCGAACATCTTGTCGCGGCTGATCCAACCCTCGCGCTCCGGCAGCGTGGCCGGCAGGTTTTGCGCGGATAAAGGGCGTACCAATAAATCGTCGGCGCCGGATTCGGCGGCGACGATCGGCATGGTCTGCTTGCGTTGCGACATCGGCCGTTGGCCGACCACTTCACCGGTGATGATGAAATCGAAGCCGTTTTCCTGCATCCACTGCTTGGCCTTGTTGACCATGAAGATCTTGCAGTCCAGGCACGGGTTCAGATTGGCGCCGTAGCCGTGTTTGGGGTTCAGCAGCACTTGTTTGTATTCCTCGATGATATCGATGATGTGCAGCTTGATGCCGAGTTGTTCGGCTACCCACAGCGCGTTGTTACGCTTGACCTTGTCGGCATCCTGCTTGCGGATGGCGTGGGTGTGGCCTTCGACGCAAAATCCGGTAAAGAAGTTGATGCCTTCGACATGGATGCCCTGGTTCATGATGGTCTGGCAGGCCAGCATGGAATCCAGGCCGCCGGAAATCAGCGCCACGGCTTTTCGTTGTTGACTCATAACGGGGGGAATTAACGGAAAAAACGCAGCATTATACTGCGGATTAGGTGTTCCGGGTTAGGTCGAGTGTGGCGGTGGGTTGTAAAAGCCCACAAATAACAAGGGCTTGCGCATGTGTCCGTTGCCGTAAGCCGGGGCGAGTGCGAACGGCGAACAGATGGCCTGGGTTATGGCTGCCAAATTTGGGCGTCGTAATAACGGATCAATTCCGCCGTATTATTGATTTGCAATTTGCCGCACAGCCGCGATTTGTAAGTGCTGACGGTTTTGTTGCTGATTGCCAGTTCCTGGCCGATTTCGGTAATGCCTTTGCCGTTGGCCAGCATTTGCAGAATTTGAAACTCGCGGGCAGACAGTTTTGGGTGCGGTTTCGATTCCGGGGCTACTATGTCGGCAAAGGCCAATTTTTCGGCCAGCTTCGGGTCGATAAAGCGTTGGCCGGCTGCGACTGCGCGGATGGCGGCCATCAGCGTTTCCGGATCGCTGTCTTTGGTCAGGTAACCTTTGGCGCCGGCCCTCAACGCCAGGCTAACGATTTGCAGTTCGTTGTGCATGCTCAACACCAGCACCGGCAGCGTCGGGAACTCCCGCCGGATCCGGCTTATCGTTTCGCAGCCGCCCGGGCCGGGCATGTTCAAATCCAGCAGAACCAGGTCTACTGTGCAGCGCTGCAGGCAGTCCAGCAGTTGTTCGCTGTTTTCGGCTTCGCCGCCAATTTCGATGTCCGCGTTCAGTGCGAACAATTGTTTGAGCCCGCTACGCACGATGGCGTGGTCGTCGGCTATGAGCAGTCGAATCATAAAAGGTATCTGTTGGGGGTGGCCGGAACCCGGACCCGAATGGTCGTGCCCGTGTCCGGGGTGCTGAGGAATTCGCTTGTGCCGCCCAGCATAATGGCGCGTTCCTGGATGCCGATCAAACCGAACGATTGGGCTTTCCTGGCGTCCGATGCAGCGAATCCCCGACCGTTATCGCAAATTTCCAGGTAGTAAAAGCCGGGCTCCATGGCGATGCGAATTTTAACCTTGTCTGCGCCGGAATGCTTCAGGACGTTGGTCAGCGACTCCTGGACAATGCGGAATAACGCCGTTGCGCATTCTTCGTCCATTTCCGGGCCGTTGTCGGGATGACTGAAATCGCAGGCAATGCCGGATTGGTCGGAGAATTTTTTGATGTGCCATTGCAGCGCCGGCACGATGCCCATTTCAAGCGCCGACGGCCGTAAGGAGGTCGCCACGTCGCGGGTGACTTCTATGGTTTTGTCCAATAACAGCATCGTATCGCGAATTTTCTCGGCCAGCTCGGCGTTGCCCTCGGCGAACCGCAGACGCATCAGCGAGATCTGCATGCGCAGTGCGGTCAGCATCTGGCCGAGTTCGTCGTGGATCTCGCGGGCGATGCGTCTGCGTTCCTCTTCGCGGGCTTTTTCGCGGCGGGCGTAGAGTTGCCGCAATCGGGAGCGGGAGTATTCCAGGTCGCGTTCGATTTCTTTCAGCTCGGTAATGTCTTGCGACGTACCCACCGCGCGCAGAAACCGGCCCTGGCTGTCGAAGTCGAGTTCGGCCCGTTCCCGCAGCCATTTGAGCTGGCCGTTGACCAGAATGCGGTGCTGGATATCATACGGCGCGCCGTTCATGGCCGCCTGCCAGGCTTGGTCGATAAAAGCCCGGTCGTCCGGATGCACGCAGTCCAGGAAATGTTGGTAGGTGACGGCGGCCCCGAGCGGGGTGCCGAATATCCGGTAGTTTTCGTCCGACCAATGCAAGCTGGTGCGGTCGGCGTCCAGCCGCCAACTGCCCAGATGCGCCTGTGCTTGGGCGTGGGCCAGATGCGCTTCGCTGTCGCGTAAGGCGTTCTCGATGGTTTTGTAGCGGGTGACATCGATGTTAACGCCGACGATTTTTTGCTGCTCGCCGTTCGGGCCGCTGCCGACGATGGCGGCCGCCTGGATGTAGCGCAAACTGCCGTCGTTTTGGCGGCGGATGCGGAATTCCCAATGTTGTTCCCGCCTGTCGTGAATCAACTTGCGCAGTTTGGCCTTGCAGCGCGGCAAATCTTCCTGGACTACCAGTTGCGCCCACGCCTCGTAATCGATCGGCGTGCCTTGGGCGATACCGAACATCTGGTACATGCGCGGGTCCCAGTCGGCTTGACCGCTGCCGATCTCCCATTCACAGATGCCGATGGCCGAGGCCTGGGTGGCCAGCCGCAAGCGCTCGCTGTAGTTACGCAAGGTATCTTCCGCGACGCGTTGTTCGGTAATGTCTCTGGCCAGTCCGGTGGTGCCGAGCACTTCGCCGCTTTCGCCGATCACCGGCGATTTGATCGTTTCAGTCCAGGTTTCGCGGCCGGCGTCGAACGCGCGTTCGGTGAGCTGGATTTGACGACGGTTATGCATGACCTCCCGGTCCACTGCCAGATAATGTTCGGCCAGTTCGCGCGGCCAGATGTCGTAATCGGTAATACCGTCTAGCGCCTGTAGCTCTTTGATGCCGACCGCCTGCAACCAATGCTTGTTGGCTTGCAGGTAACGGCCGTCGCGGTCTTTCATCCAGGCCAGGAACGGCAGGTTGTCGTATATCGCCCGCAGGCTGGCGGCCGATTCGCCGATCCTTTTTTGGGCAGACTTCAATTCGGTGACATCGGTCACCAGTACGAAAAAACCGTTGACCCGGCCGTCGCCGTAATCGGGCAGATAGGCCGTCTGGGTGTAGCGCTCCCTGCCGGAAACATCGACGATGGTGCGTTCGAAAAACTGGGGTTCTCCGGCTAAAACTGCTTCCAGATAGGGTTGGTTCAAGCCATACAATTTATCGCCGATCACGTCGCGGATGTGCTTGCCGAGCATGCTGCTCGGGGTAAAACCGAACCACTCCTCGTAGGCCGTGTTGCCGAATCGGTTGTGCAGATTCCGGTCCCAGTAACCGATCATGGCCGGCATGTGGTTTAGAACCGCACTCAAATTTGGGCTGTGCTCCAGCACTTCGGCCGCGGATTCTGCCGGCGCAGGGGGCGGGCTCGGCGGCCGGGACGAGAATAGCAACAAGTGGGCTTGGCCTTGCGGACTGTCGATCCGGCGAATTTTCAGCGACAGCGGGATCCAGGTATTGTCAGTGCTGCTCAGGTAAAGGTCGATTACGGCCGAAGCTTCGGCGGCATGCGAGCTAGCCGGCCACAACTCGTCTGCGATCAGGTAGCGCCGGGTCCGGTCTGCATGATATAGCGCCGGTTGCCATTCGCCGACTTTGGCGAGCTTGCGGCCGGCGAGTCCGAACAGCGATTCGGCGGCGGGATTGGCGTATAGGATCTGGTGCTTGGCGTCCAGCACCAGGACCGCGTCATCGATACTCGCGACAATGCCGTATAGCCAGTCGATTTCGGTATACGGGTCATTCAGCTTGAAACGAGTGTGGGGCATGGCGTCCGCCGCATTGTAAAAGACGCAAGGATAGACGAGTAAGCGGTGGCGATGGCAAAGATTTTCCGGACTAATTCGTGCCGGCCAATCGTCTCGGCCTTCACATGTCCGGCTGTTGACCTAAACTTTGAACATTTTTTAACGCGAGATTGGCCGGTATGGAATTTAGAGACTATTTGAAAATCCTGGTGCAGCACGACGGTTCCGATTTGTATTTGACGGCCGGCGCGCCGCCGGCCGCCAAATTCCAAGGCACCTTGAAGCCGTTGGAAAACGTCAAGCTTACCCCGGAGCGGATCAAGCAAATCGCCGACAGCGTGATGGACCACGAGCAACGCGCCAGTTTCGAGCACGTGCCGGAGATGAATCTGGCCATCACTGAAGAGGGCATCGGCCGGTTCCGGGTCAATATTTTCAAGCAGCGCAATTGTTATGCCTTGGTAATCCGCAACATCAAGGTGGATATTCCGAATGCCGACGTTTTGGGTCTGCCGCAGATTTTGAAAGACAAAATCATGGAGAAGCGCGGCCTGATTTTGTTCGTCGGCGGCACCGGCTCCGGTAAATCGACTTCGCTGGCGGCCTTGATCGATTACCGCAACAGCAATTCGTCGGGCCACATCATCACCATCGAAGATCCGATCGAATTCGTGCATCCGCATAAACGCTCGTTGGTCAATCAGCGCGAAGTCGGGGTCGATACCCTAAGCTACGAAGACGCCTTGAAGAATACGCTGCGCCAAGCGCCCGACGTGATCCTGATCGGCGAAATCCGCAGCCAGGAAACCATGGAGCATGCGTTGGCCTTTGCCGAAACCGGCCATTTATGCCTGTCGACCTTGCATGCCAATAACGCCAACCAGGCGCTGGACCGGATCATCAACTTCTTTCCGGAAGAGCGCCGGCCGCAATTGTTGATGGATTTGTCTTTGAATTTGCAGGCCTTTGTCTCGCAACGCCTGGTGCCGACCATAGAAGGCAAGCGGGTGGCGGCGATCGAAATTCTGTTAGGTACCAAACTGGTCAGTGATTTGATCCACAAGGGCGACATTCATGCCATCAAGGAAGCGATGGAAAAGTCGGAAAATATCGGTATGCAGACCTTCGACAGCCATCTGTTGAAGCTGTACAAAAGCGGCGTGATTTCGTTGGAAGAAGCGCTGCGCAATTCGGATTCGCCGAACAATCTGAAACTGAAAATCAATTTGAGCGAGGGTTTGGGTTCGGCTACCAAACAAACCGGAGCGCTGGGCAGTCTGGCTTTGGAAGAGATCAGCAAGAAGGAAGGCGACGACGGCGACGGAGGGCATTGATGTCGGCCGTAGCGGCCGGGTTATGGCAAATCTTCCGGATTCAGGATTTTATAAATTTCGTAGGCCGGTTGTTGGTAGGGATGGCTGTCTAGCAGGGTTTGCACGGCGGTTTTGATAACGTGGTCGGCGCAAACCATTTCCACCTTGTACTCGGCGACGGTTTCCAGCCTATCGATCGCGCCTAGATACGGCTCGCTCCCGGCTAAGGGGCGAAACTGGCCCTGGCCCAGCGTTTGCCAGCAGCAGCGATCGTAATCGCCGAAACGGCCGGCGCCCTGTTCGAATAGCGCTTGCTTGATGGCTTCAACGTGGCTGGCCGGCGCGTAAAAACAAAGTTTATACATGGCGCGCCGACCTCTCCCGGTGAAACCCGCTATCGGCGAAGCGCATCAGCCGGCCGCCAGCAAAAATACGCCCCACAACACGACGACCAGTGTGATTTCCTCGATCATGTTGAGTGCCGCCTGACGGTCGGCGCGAATGTGCATGGCTAATTGGTTGGCTTTTTGGTCTCGCATATGGACTGATTGGCGCGGCATAAGGTTTCCTCGTTAGTGGTGGTGGGTGTAACTCCGCATTTGTCCGACCAATACGCCTTGGATTTCCACTTGCTCGGGTT comes from the Methylomonas sp. EFPC3 genome and includes:
- a CDS encoding GIY-YIG nuclease family protein codes for the protein MASATIKIFLAHGDPKRLRTAELSNWTGKAVAGPRTEFDSILAREEATNAGVYFLTGIDTETGKPALYIGEAESIKDRLKSHLEKDFWNQIVFFTSKDENLTKAHIRFLEGRLIDEAKQSGRAILKNAQSSGAKLPESDREDMEVFLEKMQQLLPALGVEALVPTAAIKTNSGSYEMLFCELKGLKASGYLTPNGIIVVSGSHAVLQERDSAQKYPWLISLRQKLKEDGFLVRDGDRLLFTKDTEFTSPSAAAAVIHGGTANGLTAWKNAQGKSLKETESL
- a CDS encoding sulfurtransferase TusA family protein, whose protein sequence is MSEFTLNARRLLCPLPVIRTQDKVKTLQSGDVLTVECTDPGVMQDIPAWCRINGHQVLETRAGDGEYVVVLEVG
- a CDS encoding tRNA (5-methylaminomethyl-2-thiouridylate)-methyltransferase, with the translated sequence MSQQRKAVALISGGLDSMLACQTIMNQGIHVEGINFFTGFCVEGHTHAIRKQDADKVKRNNALWVAEQLGIKLHIIDIIEEYKQVLLNPKHGYGANLNPCLDCKIFMVNKAKQWMQENGFDFIITGEVVGQRPMSQRKQTMPIVAAESGADDLLVRPLSAQNLPATLPEREGWISRDKMFGFSGRSRKPQMSLAKEFGFADYAQPAGGCCFLTDESYSLKLTDLWQARGKRDYDLDDIMLLKVGRHIRPRPHFKIIVAREDGEARFMSGYKKEFVSMHCTSHRGPLVLIDGEVGEDDLALAGQILARYGQGRDAEQVEVTIRDRAGAERNIFVTPLAAEQIPEEWFV
- a CDS encoding response regulator transcription factor produces the protein MIRLLIADDHAIVRSGLKQLFALNADIEIGGEAENSEQLLDCLQRCTVDLVLLDLNMPGPGGCETISRIRREFPTLPVLVLSMHNELQIVSLALRAGAKGYLTKDSDPETLMAAIRAVAAGQRFIDPKLAEKLAFADIVAPESKPHPKLSAREFQILQMLANGKGITEIGQELAISNKTVSTYKSRLCGKLQINNTAELIRYYDAQIWQP
- a CDS encoding PAS domain-containing protein; the protein is MPHTRFKLNDPYTEIDWLYGIVASIDDAVLVLDAKHQILYANPAAESLFGLAGRKLAKVGEWQPALYHADRTRRYLIADELWPASSHAAEASAVIDLYLSSTDNTWIPLSLKIRRIDSPQGQAHLLLFSSRPPSPPPAPAESAAEVLEHSPNLSAVLNHMPAMIGYWDRNLHNRFGNTAYEEWFGFTPSSMLGKHIRDVIGDKLYGLNQPYLEAVLAGEPQFFERTIVDVSGRERYTQTAYLPDYGDGRVNGFFVLVTDVTELKSAQKRIGESAASLRAIYDNLPFLAWMKDRDGRYLQANKHWLQAVGIKELQALDGITDYDIWPRELAEHYLAVDREVMHNRRQIQLTERAFDAGRETWTETIKSPVIGESGEVLGTTGLARDITEQRVAEDTLRNYSERLRLATQASAIGICEWEIGSGQADWDPRMYQMFGIAQGTPIDYEAWAQLVVQEDLPRCKAKLRKLIHDRREQHWEFRIRRQNDGSLRYIQAAAIVGSGPNGEQQKIVGVNIDVTRYKTIENALRDSEAHLAHAQAQAHLGSWRLDADRTSLHWSDENYRIFGTPLGAAVTYQHFLDCVHPDDRAFIDQAWQAAMNGAPYDIQHRILVNGQLKWLRERAELDFDSQGRFLRAVGTSQDITELKEIERDLEYSRSRLRQLYARREKAREEERRRIAREIHDELGQMLTALRMQISLMRLRFAEGNAELAEKIRDTMLLLDKTIEVTRDVATSLRPSALEMGIVPALQWHIKKFSDQSGIACDFSHPDNGPEMDEECATALFRIVQESLTNVLKHSGADKVKIRIAMEPGFYYLEICDNGRGFAASDARKAQSFGLIGIQERAIMLGGTSEFLSTPDTGTTIRVRVPATPNRYLL
- a CDS encoding PilT/PilU family type 4a pilus ATPase → MEFRDYLKILVQHDGSDLYLTAGAPPAAKFQGTLKPLENVKLTPERIKQIADSVMDHEQRASFEHVPEMNLAITEEGIGRFRVNIFKQRNCYALVIRNIKVDIPNADVLGLPQILKDKIMEKRGLILFVGGTGSGKSTSLAALIDYRNSNSSGHIITIEDPIEFVHPHKRSLVNQREVGVDTLSYEDALKNTLRQAPDVILIGEIRSQETMEHALAFAETGHLCLSTLHANNANQALDRIINFFPEERRPQLLMDLSLNLQAFVSQRLVPTIEGKRVAAIEILLGTKLVSDLIHKGDIHAIKEAMEKSENIGMQTFDSHLLKLYKSGVISLEEALRNSDSPNNLKLKINLSEGLGSATKQTGALGSLALEEISKKEGDDGDGGH
- a CDS encoding NGG1p interacting factor NIF3; this translates as MYKLCFYAPASHVEAIKQALFEQGAGRFGDYDRCCWQTLGQGQFRPLAGSEPYLGAIDRLETVAEYKVEMVCADHVIKTAVQTLLDSHPYQQPAYEIYKILNPEDLP